The Caulifigura coniformis genome includes a region encoding these proteins:
- a CDS encoding glycoside hydrolase family 43 protein — MSKADGVSRGRFIRCCVPVVMVVSVLAGSSSRGDAPATFRNPILSAGADPWVIRHTDGFYYLCGSTREGIFLLRSKTLSGLASGERKVIRPPHASGPSSRQVWAPELHRLDDGWYVYFAASDGDNKNHRMFVLENRSADPFEGSFIEKGRIAVPNDDAWAIDGTVLEHDGTRYFVWSSARGEELDPQVLSIASMSNPWTVESPAVEISRPTYRWERRGDPDVNEGPQVLTRDKRTFIVYSASGSWTDDYCLGLLSLKRNGDPLDPAAWTKFSEPVFQSANGVYGPGHASFTTSPDGREDWIVYHAAREKGSGWDRNVRIQKFGWTTGGTPRFGLPVSVDQPIRKPGGE, encoded by the coding sequence GTGAGCAAGGCTGACGGTGTGTCGCGTGGAAGGTTCATTCGCTGCTGCGTACCGGTGGTGATGGTCGTCTCGGTTCTGGCTGGGAGTTCGAGCCGCGGCGACGCTCCAGCCACCTTCCGGAATCCCATCCTTTCCGCCGGCGCCGATCCCTGGGTGATCCGTCACACCGACGGCTTCTACTACCTTTGCGGATCGACGCGCGAAGGCATCTTCCTGCTGCGCTCGAAAACGTTGTCCGGCCTCGCGTCCGGCGAAAGGAAAGTCATTCGACCGCCGCACGCCTCTGGCCCGAGCAGCCGCCAGGTCTGGGCTCCGGAATTGCACCGCCTCGACGACGGCTGGTACGTCTATTTCGCGGCCTCTGACGGTGACAACAAGAACCACCGCATGTTCGTGCTCGAGAACCGCTCGGCCGATCCGTTCGAGGGATCCTTTATTGAAAAAGGTCGAATCGCCGTTCCAAACGATGACGCCTGGGCGATCGATGGCACAGTCCTCGAGCACGACGGAACTCGCTACTTCGTCTGGTCGAGCGCCCGCGGAGAAGAGCTCGACCCGCAGGTCCTCTCGATTGCCAGCATGTCCAATCCATGGACCGTCGAATCACCGGCCGTTGAAATCTCGCGTCCCACCTATCGCTGGGAGCGGCGCGGAGATCCGGACGTCAATGAAGGACCGCAGGTCCTGACTCGTGATAAGCGAACTTTCATCGTCTACTCCGCAAGCGGAAGCTGGACGGATGACTATTGCCTGGGCCTTCTGTCCCTCAAGCGGAATGGCGATCCGCTCGATCCGGCGGCGTGGACGAAGTTCTCCGAGCCCGTGTTCCAGTCCGCGAACGGCGTGTATGGCCCGGGGCATGCCAGCTTCACCACTTCGCCCGATGGCAGGGAAGACTGGATCGTCTACCACGCCGCCCGGGAGAAAGGATCGGGCTGGGATCGCAATGTCCGTATCCAGAAGTTCGGATGGACGACCGGAGGAACTCCCCGCTTCGGCCTCCCCGTCTCCGTCGACCAGCCAATCCGGAAACCGGGCGGCGAATAA
- a CDS encoding SixA phosphatase family protein, with protein MAALYRTLLLMRHAKSSWDNPAWTDHDRPLNDRGDRDAPRMAQILKDRGLTPSHIVSSTANRAKTTAEIVAESISFAGQIVLEPRLYLASPNDWDVIVKQFPDEHETILCVGHNPGLEQVLRKWSGEEIEMPTAAIAIVDVTVSQWDQYDRHGLTVSDVLRPREVQ; from the coding sequence ATGGCCGCGCTTTACCGAACCCTGCTCCTGATGCGGCACGCCAAATCGAGCTGGGACAATCCCGCCTGGACCGATCACGACCGTCCGCTCAACGACCGCGGCGATCGCGATGCGCCGCGCATGGCCCAGATCCTGAAAGACCGCGGCCTGACGCCGTCGCACATCGTTTCCTCGACCGCCAATCGCGCGAAAACGACGGCCGAAATCGTCGCCGAGTCAATCAGCTTCGCCGGGCAGATTGTTCTCGAACCTCGGCTGTACCTCGCCAGCCCGAACGACTGGGACGTGATCGTCAAACAGTTTCCCGACGAGCACGAGACGATTCTCTGCGTCGGCCACAATCCCGGCCTCGAGCAGGTGCTCAGGAAGTGGTCGGGCGAAGAGATCGAGATGCCGACCGCGGCAATCGCAATCGTCGATGTGACGGTGTCCCAATGGGACCAGTATGACCGGCACGGGCTGACGGTCAGCGACGTGCTGCGTCCCAGGGAAGTTCAGTGA
- a CDS encoding D-alanine--D-alanine ligase family protein — protein sequence MHVAILHQFVPDNASADERDVLTQVEAVSAALGRLGHSSFVLPCTLDLAALAGQLTSQKPEVVFNLVESLNGTDALQSLVPLLVESLHIRCTGSSGAAILDSGRKRFAKSLLRAAGLPTPASYDLSALEQPQQDFVPGRYILKPDLEHASLGMTDADVVDAACVDELQHRLVAKSTAFGRPIFAEAYVDGREFNLSLLETSHGVRALPAAEIRFVDFPEGKPKIVGSAAKWDEESFEYTATVRSFERSRGDAQLVDTLTRQAIECWQALGLRGYARVDFRVDPHGRSFILEANANPCLSPDAGFAAAAAQAGLIYNEVIRHILAAAC from the coding sequence ATGCACGTCGCCATCCTTCACCAGTTCGTGCCCGACAACGCCTCGGCCGATGAGCGTGACGTCCTCACGCAGGTCGAGGCGGTCTCCGCGGCGCTCGGCCGGCTGGGTCATTCGTCTTTCGTCCTGCCGTGCACGCTCGACCTGGCCGCCCTGGCCGGACAACTGACGTCGCAAAAGCCGGAGGTTGTTTTCAACCTGGTGGAATCGCTGAACGGGACGGATGCGCTGCAATCGCTCGTGCCGCTGCTGGTCGAATCGCTCCACATCCGGTGCACCGGCTCATCCGGCGCGGCGATTCTCGACAGCGGCCGGAAGCGTTTCGCCAAATCGCTGCTCCGTGCGGCGGGGCTGCCAACGCCGGCGTCCTACGACCTCAGCGCTCTCGAACAGCCCCAGCAGGATTTCGTCCCCGGGCGCTACATTCTCAAACCCGATCTCGAACATGCCTCGCTCGGCATGACCGACGCCGACGTGGTCGACGCCGCCTGCGTCGACGAACTCCAGCATCGCCTCGTCGCGAAATCCACCGCCTTCGGGCGCCCGATCTTCGCGGAGGCCTATGTCGACGGCCGCGAATTCAACCTCTCACTTCTGGAAACCTCGCACGGCGTGCGGGCGCTTCCCGCGGCCGAAATCCGGTTCGTCGACTTCCCCGAAGGCAAGCCGAAGATCGTGGGGAGCGCCGCCAAGTGGGACGAAGAGTCGTTCGAATACACTGCCACCGTCCGCTCTTTCGAGCGATCCCGGGGCGACGCCCAGTTGGTGGATACGTTGACCCGGCAGGCCATCGAATGCTGGCAGGCGCTCGGCCTCCGGGGCTACGCTCGGGTCGACTTTCGCGTCGACCCGCACGGCCGCTCATTCATCCTCGAAGCCAACGCAAACCCCTGCCTGTCGCCCGACGCCGGATTCGCGGCCGCCGCCGCCCAGGCCGGCCTGATCTACAACGAGGTCATCCGCCACATTCTCGCTGCCGCGTGCTGA
- a CDS encoding thioredoxin family protein: protein MPYDFGAKFDSGLTYTAFLDRHATPEQRRRWDDTFAAMELSAEQTSLLESFTREMKVVVLAGAWCGDCINQCPAFERFAKATDKIQVRYFDRDADADVAAELHTCGAARVPCVVFLSEDGQFCGRYGDRTLSKYRKMMSNIGGAACPTGLLTAEDERNSVVQEWLNEFERIHAMLRTSSRLRQKHGD from the coding sequence ATGCCGTATGATTTCGGCGCGAAGTTTGATTCGGGGCTGACGTACACGGCGTTCCTCGACCGCCACGCCACGCCGGAGCAGCGACGACGGTGGGACGACACGTTCGCGGCGATGGAGCTTTCGGCCGAGCAGACGTCGCTTCTGGAAAGCTTCACCCGCGAGATGAAGGTCGTCGTTCTCGCCGGGGCCTGGTGCGGCGACTGCATCAATCAGTGCCCGGCCTTCGAACGTTTTGCGAAGGCGACGGACAAGATCCAGGTGCGCTATTTCGACCGCGATGCCGATGCGGACGTGGCAGCCGAACTCCACACCTGCGGCGCTGCGCGGGTTCCGTGCGTGGTGTTTCTCAGCGAGGATGGCCAGTTCTGCGGCCGTTATGGCGACCGGACGCTTTCGAAGTATCGGAAGATGATGTCGAACATCGGCGGGGCCGCGTGCCCGACGGGACTGCTCACCGCGGAAGACGAACGGAATTCCGTTGTGCAGGAATGGCTCAACGAGTTCGAGCGGATTCACGCCATGCTGCGGACATCGAGTCGCCTGCGTCAGAAGCACGGCGACTGA
- the pyk gene encoding pyruvate kinase, whose amino-acid sequence MATMAAAAPWKRASRTKIVATIGPACSSVTRLVELIRAGVDVFRINTAHGSRADHQASLDNVRAAELEVGTPVAVLVDLAGPKMRLTELHDGEVHCNSGDTIRIVRNETPGPGELASAYKPLLDELRPGNRVMLADGTVALQVVSVEPDVAICEVVQAGVVRSRQGINLPGAKLSAPAVSPEDASNAEWAATAGADYISLSFVRRADDVRGLRRLLRPLGSEAQICAKIEKPEALAELDAIVAEADAVMVARGDLGVEVDIAQMAVVQKRIVGACRRACKPVIIATQMLDSMHHSRLPTRAEATDVANAILDGADACMLSGETAVGKFPRESVEMMHRIAVATETLIRRQPAPRGQLNVAPITAATTGAAVEIAETLGAKLIIVATATGVSALSVSQYRGPAPIVGVSESTASLRRMCLYWGVIPLPNAPVNDDRRLLEYIIARGRGSGDLVNGDRLILLSGTGLPTSRHNMLLVHEVG is encoded by the coding sequence ATGGCGACGATGGCTGCCGCGGCCCCCTGGAAACGGGCCAGCCGGACGAAGATTGTGGCGACGATCGGGCCGGCCTGTTCGTCGGTCACCAGGCTCGTGGAACTGATTCGCGCGGGTGTGGACGTCTTCCGCATCAACACGGCCCACGGCTCCCGGGCCGATCACCAGGCCTCGCTCGACAACGTCCGCGCCGCGGAACTGGAAGTTGGCACTCCGGTCGCCGTGCTGGTCGACCTGGCGGGCCCGAAGATGCGGCTCACTGAACTGCATGACGGTGAAGTGCACTGCAACTCGGGCGACACGATCCGCATCGTCCGGAACGAAACTCCCGGCCCGGGCGAACTGGCCTCCGCCTACAAGCCGCTTCTCGATGAACTTCGCCCTGGCAATCGCGTGATGCTGGCCGACGGAACGGTCGCCCTGCAGGTGGTTTCCGTCGAGCCGGATGTCGCGATCTGTGAGGTGGTCCAGGCCGGCGTTGTCCGCAGCCGCCAGGGGATCAACCTTCCCGGGGCGAAGCTGAGCGCCCCTGCCGTGAGCCCGGAAGACGCCTCGAACGCGGAATGGGCGGCGACTGCGGGCGCCGACTACATCAGCCTGAGTTTCGTGCGCCGCGCGGATGACGTGCGCGGTCTGCGGCGGCTGCTGCGTCCCTTGGGTTCCGAGGCGCAGATCTGCGCGAAGATCGAAAAACCGGAAGCCCTGGCGGAACTCGATGCGATCGTTGCCGAGGCGGACGCCGTGATGGTGGCCCGCGGCGACCTCGGTGTCGAAGTCGATATCGCCCAGATGGCGGTCGTTCAGAAGCGGATCGTGGGCGCCTGCCGGCGGGCCTGCAAGCCGGTCATCATCGCGACGCAGATGCTCGACAGCATGCATCATTCGCGGCTGCCGACCCGGGCGGAAGCGACCGACGTCGCGAACGCCATTCTCGACGGCGCTGATGCGTGCATGCTGTCCGGCGAGACGGCCGTCGGAAAGTTCCCGCGGGAATCGGTCGAGATGATGCACCGCATCGCCGTTGCGACGGAAACACTCATCCGACGTCAACCGGCGCCGCGGGGCCAACTGAACGTTGCACCGATCACCGCGGCAACCACCGGCGCAGCGGTCGAGATCGCGGAAACGCTCGGCGCGAAACTGATCATCGTCGCCACGGCGACCGGAGTCTCGGCCCTCAGCGTGTCGCAGTACCGGGGACCGGCGCCGATCGTGGGCGTGAGCGAGTCGACGGCGTCGCTGAGGCGGATGTGCCTCTACTGGGGAGTCATCCCGCTGCCGAATGCTCCGGTGAACGACGACCGGCGTCTGCTGGAATACATCATCGCCCGCGGACGGGGATCGGGCGACCTGGTCAACGGCGACCGGCTGATCCTGCTGTCGGGAACCGGCCTCCCGACGAGCCGGCATAACATGCTCCTGGTCCACGAAGTCGGATGA